Genomic window (Akkermansiaceae bacterium):
CAGGTCACCAAAATCATACAGTGACAAGCCCGGCATCACCGTATCGAGGTCGATCACACAAACCGCTTCGTCCGTATCCACATCGATCATCACGTTGTTGATCTTGGTATCGTTGTGTGTGATTCGCTCGGGGAGTATCCCGGCGTCACGTAAATCAATCAATTTGGAAACGATGCCTGCCCGCGCTTTGACAAAATCAACTTCCTTCTGCACGCCAGCAAGCCGCCCCATGGGATCAGCCTCAACGACTTGCATCAAGCGGGCAAAACGTTTGGGCGTGTTATGAAAATTCGGGATGGTTTCCTCGATATCCTCGACGGGGAAATCGCTCACCAGGTCCTGGAACGAGCCGAAAGCATGCGCCGCCTGATAGGCCTGGCGGGTGTTCTCCACGATCTCATAGGTCCGGCATCCTTCGATGAAGTTATAGCAACGCCAAATGCCCCCACCTGCACCAGTCGCGTAAAACCGACCACCTCGCGCCGGATAAAGATTGAGGGTCTGTCCGCCGATGTCACGTTTGACGCGCATCACCTTCCAGTTGATGTGGCGGGTTACCATTTCCACGTTACGCATCACTGCGTGCGGGTCTTTAAAGACATTCTCATTGATTCGCTGAAAGATATAGCGACTCAACCTGCCATCATGTTTTCTGAAGGTCGCCATATAGGTGGCGTTGATATGACCACTGTCGACCTCAGCTCCCTCGACAAATTCCCCTGCAATGGCGAATTCATCGGCAACTTCCTCAATCTGGTTTTCGTTCTCAATCATACTGAAAATTCCTATCCGTTATTTGTCTAATGCTTTGATAATGCCGGGAATAGCAAGATCGATCACTTCGGCCACTTCTTCATAAGCTTCGCGTCCCATACCGATGGGATCAGGCACATCAGCACCGGCCAGGCCTTCATCCTGATGAATGAAATCACAGAGTAATCGCACCCGGCGCGCGCATCCGGGGAAGTAGCGCTTCACCATCGCCGCATGTGAACCGGTCATCGCAACAATCAAACTCGCATCCGCAAGTAGTGCCTGATCAACCTGCCTGCTTTTAAAGCCTTTCAGCGGGGCATTTTTGGCCTTGAGGACAGCCCGTGTATCACTGCTGACCCTGTGCCCCGGCATAGCCGCTACTCCGGCCGAGCCGACATGGACATCCTTGCGATCCCTAACAGCCGCCCGCATCAACCCCTCTGCCATCGGGCTACGACAGGTATTTCCTGTGCATACAAAAAGAACGCTCTTACGCGATGCGGGTTTAGGCATGAGATTCGGAGTGAAAATAACAGCAGGGTTTTCACGTCTCCGGAAAACCCTGCCATCGGTTGATTTGCTGCTGAGTGGCTCTTGTTTAATGCGCCTTCAAGTGCATGGAAACGCGAGTGCGACCACCTTCATTCCGTGTATGGAGGGTCAGCGCATCGAGTGAGCTGAATGCCTGCATGGCTTTCTCGATCATCGGCTTGTTCGCGGTGAAGTCTTCGCGTGCCCTTTCGGATGGAATGATTTCATCTTTATTTTTATCAATGAGCTCGAGCCACTGTTGGGCATACTGGTGAAGCACCTTGAAGTCAACTTGCATCCATGCTCCCTGACGGGCTTCGCCGCCACCTTTTTTGAATTGCTCGGCAAGCCCTTCGGAGAAAGTCTTGGAGGTGGAGGCAAAAAACAGATTGTCACTCACAGAAACAGACGGCACAAAGTCATCGTTCTGGAACGGGATGGGAACAAACCATGTTTTGAGATCATTCTTCTCACTGCTCATTGGCACCTGCATCGGGATTTCCTCCCCTGACATCTCGCTGATGGTCTTCAGGATGTTCTCCACGGAAGTATTGAGACGTTTCCAGGACGCTTGAAGCTTGGCCCGGTCATCCACGGTGCTGACGTAGGCAATGCGTGGCATTTTGCCTTCCTTCAAGACCAGCTCGGGCACGTTGGGCACCTTGGGAAGCGCCCCGTTGATGTCGACGACCAAAGCGGTCTCGGCTCCCAGTCCGTCAGCCATGTCACCCCGGAGAGCTTTCCAGATTTCCAGGGCGTCATCACGGAATGACTTGTCGAACATTTCCAAACCTTCCTTGAAATCGCTGAAGTCACCGTCGTCGATATCGAGGGCTGCTACCCGCTTGGCAACCAGGTAACTGGTCTCTCCGAGTGTATCGACGTATTCCATCACCTTGTTGTTATAGGCTTCATTGCTTGTCCAATTGGCAAACAACAGCGTGCCTTCACCCGCAGCCATAGGAGCAAGCGTATGGCTTGCGTTCATGTCAATGGCGGGCATATTGGAACCGCCAAAAGCCTCGGCCTTGAGGCCGTCTTCCAGAAACGCAACATAACCGGCATCGGTTCCGGAGAACATGGATGCTAGCTTTTTACCCTGCTCGTAAAGACTCTCAAGGATCGCCTGGAGATCCTGGGTGTCACCCAGCGATGCGGCGTCCCCTAGACCATCACTCACGCCTTGGGCAATGGAGCTGATGAAGCGATAAGCGACGGCTTCAATACTACCCACCGTCTTGATGACCTTGTCGTCCCTAAAGCCTGCTGCTAGAATATCCTTGTCGAGGTAGTTATCAAGGTAAACGATGTTGTCGCTTGCGCAGATGGACTTGTTAGCGTCATCGACCAATACAAAATCCTCTTCGGACTTACCAAAGAACAGGATCACGTAGTCGCCCACGGTTCCCGCAACGGCAATGATGTTCTTGGTGGCAAGTGTCTTCTTAAACGCTTCAATATCAGCGATATCAAACACTTCCTGCATTTCCTCGACAGCGTTCTCATCGATCATCTCGGCGAGTTTGGCTCCGGACACCTTATATCCGGAAAACTCCTTATCACCGCGTTTAATGGTAATTTCCTCGGAAGCCTCCTCAAGGAAACTCAGCACGGATACCAACTGCTCCATCTGGGCCATAACAAGCTCACGGGCTTCGTCATCGGACACCTTGGCACCCTGGTAGAAGGCCGGCATATCAAAATCGGCAATCATCTTGATCAGCTCTTTGGGCGCGCCTTTAAGCGGGCCTTCCATGATGGGTTTGGGCCCCTCCGGTTTGAAGTCCTGACCGTCGCGCACGAAGCCATCCGCCATGAACACGCCAAAGCGGGAGCCGTAATAACCCAGTCGCTCGACAAATTGCATGCCCAGCTCAAACGTCTCGCCGGTTCCAGGGCCATAGGCGGAGAAATACTCCTCACTGTACATGGCAATCTGGGCGGCCACCTCGTCATTGCCCTCAAGGTCGTCGAGGGACATTCCCTCATCGGCCAGGCGCTCGAGGATAAACTCGCCGAGAGGTGTCTTGAGAAGTTGGTCAAACGCCTTCCGGCCATTGAAAATGGCATCGTAGACGGTGATGTTCTGCGGTAACTGTTTGGCAAACCCTAGCTTGGCAGCCCGATCTTCAACGGAGGCTGAAGGTTTGATCGGATCGGGAGTCGGGAGACCGGGAACAGCGGGTTGCTGCGTCTGGTCACTGCCGGCCTGACCGGAAGAGTCGGCGGGGGTTGTTTTTTCCTTACATGCGGTAAAAGCCACTGCTCCCGCCAGAATAGGGATGAATAGGTATTTGCGTTTCATACGGCGGAGATTAACGGGTAAATCCGTGATTTTTCAATTACAATCCGTGATATTTTTCATAATGACGCTAAAACTTCAGCCATGCCCGAGTTACCCGAAGTAGAAACAACCCGACGGGGTATCGAACCCCACATGCTGGGCAAGCGGATTCACCACGTTGACATCCGGGACCGGCGCATGCGCTGGCCTGTGGAAGATGATGTTCTGAACATCGAAGGGAAAGTCATCTCCAGGATCGGCAGACGAGCCAAATACCTGCTGCTCGGCTGCGATGCCGGCACCCTGATCCTCCATCTCGGCATGTCCGGGAGCTTACGTATCTGCCCACATGAGGTGGACCTCAAGAAACATGACCACTTTATTCTGGGCATCGATGGCGGTATGGAAATGCGCCTCCATGACCCGCGCCGCTTTGGTGCCGTCATCTGGCATGACGCCGCGGCTGGCGAGGTGCTGACCCACCCACTGCTCGCCCATCTCGGGCCGGAGCCACTGGAGGATGGTTTTCATGCCGATTATCTTTGGCAAACATGCCGAGGGAGGAAAACATCCATCAAACAGCATATCATGAATAACAGGGTGGTGGTCGGGGTTGGAAATATTTACGCCTGCGAGGCATTGTTTCGCAGCGGGATTCGCCCCACCCGGCCAGCGGGCAACCTATCCAAACCCCGGCTCGCCAAACTCACCTGGGAGATCCAATCGGTGCTGGGTGAAGCGATCGAACAAGGGGGCACCACCCTGCGCGACTTCCTGCGCGAGGATGGCAAACCCGGCTATTTCAAACAAAACCTCCACGTCTACGACCGGGAAGGCCAGGGCTGCCACTCCTGTGGTGCGGCGATCAAAAGAATCGTCATTTCCAACCGCTCCACCTTCCATTGCCCGAAATGCCAGAGATAATTCCATTCGACGGCTTGACATTTTTCTCAATTGCCGCAGATTCTCGCCCGTCTTCAAGCATCATGCCGGTGTGGCGGAATTGGTAGACGCGCGTGATTCAAAATCACGTTTCCTCGGAAGTGCGGGTTCGATTCCCGCCGCCGGTATTTTTTGATGCTTTTTGAAGACTTGGTGTTGATGCTATTGAAGCCTTCACGGATACCGGGCTTGGGACGTTGCTTGGGACGTCATCTCTTTCGCCGCCCCCTTCGGAGTCGCTCCACGTGTTCATTGACATCGTGCATCGAGTGATCCTCTAATTTTCCAAACTCGCTGATGAGATACTCCCTCCCCCTGATTTGATGGAGTTCAAGTACCAGCAGTGAACGCGCAGCCTGGGAATCCGGGTGTTTTCCTCCGCAGCTTTTACAGTCGGCCCAGAGTTTCTTGTTTTCAAGTTCTATGGCACCACGGGATCGTTTAAGGATCGAGCTCTCGATGGTTGCAGAAATTTTCTTCTTGTTGTTGATCCTGCCATTGGCCAGATCGACGAGGATGTAACGCCCCCAGTAGGTGCGGATGAAAAAATATTCCCTGCCATCGAGCTTGATAAATTCCCGCCAGGAAAACTGCGACCAGAAAGTGCCGGCCGTGGTATCATCACAATAGGCTGTTACCTCCGCCTTCGGCAGGTAATCGAAAACCTGGCCGAGTTTAATTTGCTCACCTGACTTACGGATGAGCCATATGGTTTCGTAAACCCCATCCTGATGACCTCGCCCTGGTCCGACACGTAGAGCGATCCCCCCCGGCTCATCATCGTCGCCGGTTTTGAATTGCCAGAGTCGCTTTTGGGTCAGCGTGTCACGGAGTTCAAACGTACAGCTGTAGTGAGCGCTCTCCGGTAAAACCGGAGGCAGAGTCTGTGGGAGCCTGCTCCGGAATAATTGCATGATTGATCGTCATAACAATCATGGTATGGTGAGATGTACCACTCGAGCCAGAGAATGAAGGACTAGACGACTCAAAGCTTATGCAATCAACACACAGATCAGCTTCGGACCCAAAGCCGGGAGATCAAGCCCCATCAAATCAATGTGAGCTTCATCATGAGCCACTGCAAGAAGGCCATGCCTACTTTGTGCATGACTCGTTTCTCAAAATGAACATGGAGTATATGAGCGCTGCACAAAAACGGTTTCCGTGTGCAAACAGCATCAGTATTTTTGGTAGCCCGTCATTCGAGGACGTTGGCCCTTTGCCGAGCACTACAAACACTCTGTATTGCCCGAAATGCCGACTGGCTGAGAAAAAGTGGCAGCAGCGCGATCGGTTTCGAAATTGGAGAAAGCGTTTGTTGGGTTTTTAATTGGACCCTATCACAATGTCCATGCATTGGCCTATACTCCAGGGATTTTTTATTCTCAGTTTTTATTTGGAGTCTTGCTTCGCGATCAGGTCACCATCTTTAGTGAGCATAACATAGCCTCCATCATCACGTTTAGCATCCGGATCGATCACATACAGACGATCTCCCCGTTTCTCAACCGTCCCTTTGAGGATACGTTTGTGAATGATACTCCTGCAAAAATACACAGCTATTGTCCAGAATTTAGCTGCTTATCCAGACAAATACTACAGTCCCCCGCCAGTAATAAACGAGGCGCACAGTGCTTCAATCGTCCCCACGCTGGCTACCCCCTCTGAAACATATCCACCAAGGGATGACACCCGGGTTTTCACCTCATCGCAGGCGTTACCCGGGCACGCTAACAGACTCGCCATCGCCGGATCCAACATATCAAGATCGTTATGGCTGTCACCGATGGCAAAGGTCTTATCCGCTGACAGTCCGAGTTGCCGGGCCACCTCCACCATCGCGCTTCCTTTGTGGTAGTGGCTGTGGCTGAAACGCAGGTAAATACCGTTACGTTGATAGGACAACAGCGGTTTGGAGCTTATTTCCTGGTCGATTTTCTGGACAATAAAATCCATCTCGCTCGCGGTGGAGGCAACGATGCCTGCCGGTTCGCCTTCTTGCATCCCCCACACAGCAGCGGTTTCAGTCTCAATCCATTGCTGGAGCTTTTTCAACACCCTGCGACACCTGCGGAAGAGTTTATGATGCTCTTTTTCACAACGCGAATTCCAGTCGGGCAGACCCACCCATCTCCCAAATTCATTGGGTGTATAGATCTCCCTTTCGCGGGCAATAATGTAGTCGGGAAGAAATGGAAAACGGGCATCCGCAAGACCTTGGACCGTTTGCATGAGTGACCTTCCCGTATTAATCCCCCAAAAGGCTTTATGGGAATCGCGCATCATCTGCATCAGTTCATAAAACTGTGGTTGCACCGGAGGATTGGCTTCGGGGATAGTGAGTGTGCCATCGAAATCAAAAGCTAACAGCCACTCGGCGGGGTTGGCTGGACTGAAGGGTGCTAGGGATTTCACAAACAAGGATGACGGTCAAATTCGTTGGATCATGCGGCGCAGCATCGATGGACTATTCCTCCACGGGCACAGCACGGCTAGGAGCCGGCACGCTGGGCTCATCCTCGGGCTCAACAATTGCCCGTGGGGGAGCAGGTGGCGGAGTTATCGCCGGGGGCTCGTCCTCTTCGACCGGAATGGCCTTCACAGGAGGTTTTACAGCAGGTTTTATAGGGGGGCTAACAGGAGGTTTTGAAACAGGCTTCGCTGCTGCTTCGTTATTCATTTTATCTCCGGACACCTCATCTTTGGGGTGGCTCTTGCGCATTTTAATCTCAACCCGCCTGTTAGGCGCCTGTTCATCAACCGTTCCCTTTTTCACCAGCGGCTGCGACTTGCCAAAACCTCGCACCGCGATGCGATCGTCTTCGAGGTCAAGCGTCTCCACCAACCACATTTTCACAGCCATGGCACGTTTCTGAGAGAGCACCAGGTTGGCCTCCTCGCCACCTATCAGGTCGGTGTGACCATCCAGCCAGCATACCAGGTTCGGATGTTTATCAATCAGCAGGGCAACCTTCATCAAGCTCACGCGGGCACTCTGCCGCAGGGTGGCGCTATTGAAATCAAACAGCAGATCACTGCCAATCAGAGCCTTACTGGTCAGCAGCGAATTGCCGTCCATCCTGGCCATGGCGTCAAGAGAAGTGAAGTCCTTGAGTAAGCCGTCGTCCGAATTCCCATCCGCGCCTTTGCGCAGGGTGTCCGTGTATGCGTCAGGATCATATTCCTCCGCATTTCTGGCACCCGGGTCCACCGTCACCTGGCTATCGTTGGCTCGTGGAAAAAAGTCCTCGGTTTTGCCCATCTCAGGGAGTTCAGGCTCAAAAACCGGGGCTTTCATGGGCTCGATACTCTCCCCCTCCGGCTCCCCTGCTGCGGCGGGATCTGACATCGGCACCTGGATCGTCTCAATGTCAGGACTGATGTCGATTTCCACATCGGGCAGGTTTTCCAACATGTCCAGCTCATCCGCCGGTGGGACAATGGGGGCCGGGTCCTCGATTTCCGGCTGCTCGGGAGGCAAAACCTCCGGCCTCGAATCATCGACATCCACACTACTAACCCGGACAACCTGGGTCCTCAGTTCCGATTCCTCGATAAATTCAGGGAGAATCACATCAATACGACTCAGGCCGACAATGATCAGGACATGAAGCAAGATGGCAACGATCATGGATATCATCACCCATTTCCCCATGCCTTCATTTTCAGGAAGCCTGAATGAGGAAGTCCCCCTCAGGCCACCGTTCCAGCTGTAGTCGTTGTCCATTGGCCCCCATTCTAGCGCAATTGGGAAAAATGGCAACCGAGGGTTTTGCCGTGGGTTTTGCGGGCGTTGACCGAATGACGAAAGACTTGGCACTGACCAGGGTGATCCCCCTGGATTGGATCGGGAAATTTTTCGGCTCGGCTGGCGTATCCCTTCGTGGGTAAGATAACGACACATGACAGATGATCCTACGCCAACAACCGAATCCCCCACTCCGGAAAATCCGAGCTCCATCCTCAAAAAGCTCCCCCCCTGGCGATGGGCATGGATCGGATTCGCCCTGGCTGCCGTCATTTGGTTTGGCTCCAGCTCTTATTTTCTCAAAGTCCATCAGTTTACGGAAATCGAATACCAGGCAGGAGGGATGGAAGAAGCTGACTACGATGCCATTACCCGTAGTCGTGCCCGCTATGCCATGGCTTGCAAGATATCGGCCGGCGTCCTGTGCCTGGCTTCACTCACCTACCTGATCAGTCAAACAGACATCCACCGCCCACGACATAACAGCTAAACCCTTTCACCCATGAACAAATCACTCCTCAGCGCACTCGGTATTTCATACACCCTTCTCATACCCATATCAGCGGGCGACCGCCAGGGAGCGCAAGCCTCTACAGCAGCCGACCGCCAGGGAGCGCAAGCCTCAGTCAAACCGAACATCTTGTTCATCCTCGCCGACGACCTTGGCTGGACCGACCTTTCCACCGGAAGTACCAACCACGGTAACGGCTCGGATTTTTATGAAACGCCAAACATCGACCGACTTGCCCGGGAGGGGATGTCATTCACCTCGGCTTATATGCAGCCCAACTGCGCCCCCACCCGGGCAGCGCTTCTGAGTGGCCAGTATGCCCCCCGCTCTGGCAATGGGGTTTATAACGTCAGCTCACTCGATCGTGGTAAAAAAAATGGCCTCGTCCCTCCACGGCAAAACGAGGACGTGCCGGCAAGCAGCACCACCGTTGCGGAAGCCTTCCAACAAGCGGGTTACGTGACCGCGCACTTTGGCAAGTACCATGCGGGTGGTCACGAGGGCGGTGCCCGCACCTTACCCGAGGCGGCCGGATTCGACTACAATTTCGCCGGCGGCAAAGCCGGACACCCCCCGGGCTATTTCGCTAAAAAGAAAAAAAACAAGTGGGCCTTTCCAAGGGGGTTCAGTCCGTCACTGGATCCCTTTTCCCAGCCCTACGATGCCGCCTACGTCAACAAACACGCGCTTCCAGCATCCGCCGTCGGCAAACCCAAACATCTCACCGACGCGCTCGCGGATGCCTTCGACCACTTCCTCGCCAAACATGTGAAATCGGATAAAAAAAACCAGCCCCTCTACATCCACTACTGGCTCTACGCCGTCCACACTCCGATCCAACCGCAACCTGACATCGCGGAGAAATTCGCCCAAAAGAAAAAGTCCTCACCATCGAAAACAGGACACGACAACACCAAATACGCGGCCCTTGTCGCCGACATGGACCGTGCCGTCGGCAGAATCATGACAGCTCTCGACGACCCCAACGGCGATGGCGACCACTCCGATTCCATCACTAAAAACACCCTCGTGGTTTTTTCCTCCGACAATGGTGGCCACCAAGGAGCCACATCCAACCGACCACTGCGGCGGGCCAAGGGAACCTTCTACGAAGGCGGTGTGCGCGTCCCCCTCATCATCCGCCAACCCGGCACCATCGAGGCGGGCAGTTGCAGCGATACCATGGTGCACGCTGTCGACTACTACCCGACCTTTCTCGCCACCGCCGGAATTCCCAGTCCACAGGGTCATTACCTCGACGGGCATTCCTTTGCCGAAGTGCTAACAGATCCAAATACCACGCGAGTGCGACCACCGATCTGCTACCACTTCCCCGGATACATGGACGATCGGGCATCTCCGTCATCGACGATCATCTCTGAAATCGGCGGCCAACGCTACAAGCTCATCCATTACTATGAAGACGGGCACAGCGAACTCTATAACATCAGCAAGGACATCAGCGAAACCACTGACATGGCGCGGAAACAACCCGAGGGGGCAATGGCCGTCAAGCGACAGCTCTACACCCAGCTCCACGCCTGGTTGACACAGACCACCCCAGGCTGGCAACCAGCCTATCCAGCGGACCGCGCCACCGGCGAACAACTCACCGCCCCCACGCCTCCCCGTTGATGACTTTCCCTGATGCCACTTACTTTCTGCCACTTACTTTCTTGACCTCGCGCCCGCGGCTCATAGGATTCCGTTGCATCGTTTCTTATCCAGGCGGAAAAAACCACCAACCACTAATCAAAGCACTCTACCTCTATGCAAATTTCATGCCCACACTGTAACATCGCACTCGATGTCACCCAGGAACACCTCGGCCAACAGGTTCAGTGTCCCGCTTGTCAAAATCGATTCGAAATCCCCAATGCCGCCGCCCCAGCCGATTCAGCCAACCAGAAGCCCGCACGCACAGGCTGGGAAGAAAAGGATCATGCCAACGTCAACTTTGGAAAAAGCCTCCTGATTGGCGCAGGTATCACCGTTCTCTATATGCTCCTTATGGTTCCTTTCCATAACACACGGCTCGGTGCCCTATTCCTCGACCGTGGCTGGGTCAACTACGCCGAGACCTTCCTGTTCTTCTGGGGTATCGTCATCCTTTTCATGAAGTGGAAAAAAATCCAGCACCAGTCACAGGCCACCCTGCTGAATCTCTTCCCCTCCCATATCGGTGAGGAAATCAATTCCTCCAATGTCGGTGCCTTCATCGACAACATCTACAGCGTCCCCCTCACCATGCGCGACAGCATCATTGTGAACCGACTGAGAAAGGCGCTCGAACTCTTCGAGTCCCGGATCGACAACGGTGAGGTCGCCTCCTTCCTCGGCACCCAGTCTGACCTCGATGCCAACCGTTCCACCGGCTCCTACTCGCTGATCAAGGTCTTTCTCTGGGCCATCCCGATCCTCGGATTCATCGGAACCGTCATGGGGCTCTCCGTGGCGGTTGGCTCGCTCGCCATGGGTGACACCGCCGACCCCGAGGCATTAAAAGCCTCCATCAACAGCCTGACCGGTGGCCTTGGTGTCGCCTTCGACACCACCTTGCTCGGTCTGATCCTCAGCATCCTGATGAGCTTCCCTCTGGCTGCCGTGCAAAAAAGAGAAGACGAGACCCTCACCATCATCGATGCGTTCTGCACGGAAAAACTCCTCCCCAAGCTCAACGACAGTCGTCACCCTGGCACCGATGCCCTGCTCGAGCAGGCCGAGAGCATTCCCCAGCTGGTGGCCTCCCTCGCGCGGGCCCACGAAACCTTCCTCGACAACCTGAACGAATCGACCCGACAGTTGAGCCAGTCGGG
Coding sequences:
- the mutM gene encoding bifunctional DNA-formamidopyrimidine glycosylase/DNA-(apurinic or apyrimidinic site) lyase, with amino-acid sequence MPELPEVETTRRGIEPHMLGKRIHHVDIRDRRMRWPVEDDVLNIEGKVISRIGRRAKYLLLGCDAGTLILHLGMSGSLRICPHEVDLKKHDHFILGIDGGMEMRLHDPRRFGAVIWHDAAAGEVLTHPLLAHLGPEPLEDGFHADYLWQTCRGRKTSIKQHIMNNRVVVGVGNIYACEALFRSGIRPTRPAGNLSKPRLAKLTWEIQSVLGEAIEQGGTTLRDFLREDGKPGYFKQNLHVYDREGQGCHSCGAAIKRIVISNRSTFHCPKCQR
- a CDS encoding MotA/TolQ/ExbB proton channel family protein, whose translation is MQISCPHCNIALDVTQEHLGQQVQCPACQNRFEIPNAAAPADSANQKPARTGWEEKDHANVNFGKSLLIGAGITVLYMLLMVPFHNTRLGALFLDRGWVNYAETFLFFWGIVILFMKWKKIQHQSQATLLNLFPSHIGEEINSSNVGAFIDNIYSVPLTMRDSIIVNRLRKALELFESRIDNGEVASFLGTQSDLDANRSTGSYSLIKVFLWAIPILGFIGTVMGLSVAVGSLAMGDTADPEALKASINSLTGGLGVAFDTTLLGLILSILMSFPLAAVQKREDETLTIIDAFCTEKLLPKLNDSRHPGTDALLEQAESIPQLVASLARAHETFLDNLNESTRQLSQSGAALKTSLDTHQSTIEKSFTEAVTKLSDSSSEIFLKSHMNLNRAFESIASGIESINRSLRDLGENQIPNEAKKKRGFFSRK
- a CDS encoding OmpA family protein, with the translated sequence MDNDYSWNGGLRGTSSFRLPENEGMGKWVMISMIVAILLHVLIIVGLSRIDVILPEFIEESELRTQVVRVSSVDVDDSRPEVLPPEQPEIEDPAPIVPPADELDMLENLPDVEIDISPDIETIQVPMSDPAAAGEPEGESIEPMKAPVFEPELPEMGKTEDFFPRANDSQVTVDPGARNAEEYDPDAYTDTLRKGADGNSDDGLLKDFTSLDAMARMDGNSLLTSKALIGSDLLFDFNSATLRQSARVSLMKVALLIDKHPNLVCWLDGHTDLIGGEEANLVLSQKRAMAVKMWLVETLDLEDDRIAVRGFGKSQPLVKKGTVDEQAPNRRVEIKMRKSHPKDEVSGDKMNNEAAAKPVSKPPVSPPIKPAVKPPVKAIPVEEDEPPAITPPPAPPRAIVEPEDEPSVPAPSRAVPVEE
- a CDS encoding sulfatase is translated as MNKSLLSALGISYTLLIPISAGDRQGAQASTAADRQGAQASVKPNILFILADDLGWTDLSTGSTNHGNGSDFYETPNIDRLAREGMSFTSAYMQPNCAPTRAALLSGQYAPRSGNGVYNVSSLDRGKKNGLVPPRQNEDVPASSTTVAEAFQQAGYVTAHFGKYHAGGHEGGARTLPEAAGFDYNFAGGKAGHPPGYFAKKKKNKWAFPRGFSPSLDPFSQPYDAAYVNKHALPASAVGKPKHLTDALADAFDHFLAKHVKSDKKNQPLYIHYWLYAVHTPIQPQPDIAEKFAQKKKSSPSKTGHDNTKYAALVADMDRAVGRIMTALDDPNGDGDHSDSITKNTLVVFSSDNGGHQGATSNRPLRRAKGTFYEGGVRVPLIIRQPGTIEAGSCSDTMVHAVDYYPTFLATAGIPSPQGHYLDGHSFAEVLTDPNTTRVRPPICYHFPGYMDDRASPSSTIISEIGGQRYKLIHYYEDGHSELYNISKDISETTDMARKQPEGAMAVKRQLYTQLHAWLTQTTPGWQPAYPADRATGEQLTAPTPPR
- a CDS encoding low molecular weight protein arginine phosphatase, which encodes MPKPASRKSVLFVCTGNTCRSPMAEGLMRAAVRDRKDVHVGSAGVAAMPGHRVSSDTRAVLKAKNAPLKGFKSRQVDQALLADASLIVAMTGSHAAMVKRYFPGCARRVRLLCDFIHQDEGLAGADVPDPIGMGREAYEEVAEVIDLAIPGIIKALDK
- a CDS encoding HAD family phosphatase, with product MKSLAPFSPANPAEWLLAFDFDGTLTIPEANPPVQPQFYELMQMMRDSHKAFWGINTGRSLMQTVQGLADARFPFLPDYIIAREREIYTPNEFGRWVGLPDWNSRCEKEHHKLFRRCRRVLKKLQQWIETETAAVWGMQEGEPAGIVASTASEMDFIVQKIDQEISSKPLLSYQRNGIYLRFSHSHYHKGSAMVEVARQLGLSADKTFAIGDSHNDLDMLDPAMASLLACPGNACDEVKTRVSSLGGYVSEGVASVGTIEALCASFITGGGL
- a CDS encoding aminoglycoside phosphotransferase family protein, coding for MIENENQIEEVADEFAIAGEFVEGAEVDSGHINATYMATFRKHDGRLSRYIFQRINENVFKDPHAVMRNVEMVTRHINWKVMRVKRDIGGQTLNLYPARGGRFYATGAGGGIWRCYNFIEGCRTYEIVENTRQAYQAAHAFGSFQDLVSDFPVEDIEETIPNFHNTPKRFARLMQVVEADPMGRLAGVQKEVDFVKARAGIVSKLIDLRDAGILPERITHNDTKINNVMIDVDTDEAVCVIDLDTVMPGLSLYDFGDLVRTAVSPAAEDEQDLTKVELRMPMFEALAEGYLDACDCLCDAEIDNLAFSGLLISLEIGIRFLTDHLEGDVYFKTHRENHNLDRARTQFKLVELLEAKQEQMEGFVKRLAKARR